The Diospyros lotus cultivar Yz01 chromosome 15, ASM1463336v1, whole genome shotgun sequence genome has a window encoding:
- the LOC127791404 gene encoding protein RICE SALT SENSITIVE 3-like — MVGSGGGGGGGATDRSKEAVGMMALHEALRSVCLNSDWTYSVFWTIRPRPRVRGGNGCKVGDDSGSLMLMWEDGFCRGRVADCLEEIDGEDPVRKAFSKMSIQLYNYGEGLMGKVASDKCHKWVFKEPSECEPNISNYWQSSFDALPPEWTDQFESGIQTIAVIQAGHGLLQLGSCKIIPEDLHFVLRMRHTFESLGYQSGFYLSQLFSSTRNSSSSSSSSSSSSSSVLPLRQPPILTRPPPPLFNWAGQRPLPSPTFQNSSRLGFPQTAKDDQTHMFLLPHQSPDPTRVDDMIGDHETDIKWPNGLSIFNALTGQTNDAKLLFTPEGMGNKPPADQNPNPNSDASNLHDNGGRANPSEFLSLDSNPENINMENKFKRGFALPVRMGSSSSSASFDHHSHNPLEYMESF; from the exons atggtgggctcaggaggaggaggaggaggaggagcaaCAGATAGGAGCAAAGAAGCAGTGGGGATGATGGCCCTTCATGAGGCCCTCAGAAGCGTCTGCCTCAACTCTGACTGGACTTACTCTGTCTTCTGGACTATTCGTCCTCGCcc GAGAGTGAGAGGCGGTAATGGCTGCAAGGTTGGAGATGACAGTGGTAGCTT GATGTTGATGTGGGAAGATGGGTTTTGCAGAGGCAGAGTTGCAGATTGCTTGGAGGAAATTGATGGGGAGGATCCTGTCAGGAAAGCCTTCAGCAAGATGTCCATTCAGCTGTATAACTATGGAGAAGG GCTGATGGGAAAAGTGGCTTCTGACAAGTGTCATAAATGGGTATTCAAGGAGCCAAGTGAATGTGAACCAAACATCTCCAACTACTGGCAAAGTTCTTTTGATGCT CTTCCTCCTGAATGGACTGATCAGTTCGAGTCTGGCATTCAG ACCATAGCTGTAATTCAAGCTGGCCATGGCCTTCTACAACTTGGTTCCTGCAAGATT aTACCTGAAGACCTCCACTTTGTGCTGAGAATGAGACATACTTTTGAATCTCTTGGCTACCAGTCTGGTTTCTACTTATCCCAATTATTCTCGTCAACCAGGAAcagttcctcttcttcttcttcctcttcttcatcttcttcttcagttcttCCTCTGAGGCAGCCTCCTATTCTGACTCGCCCTCCACCACCCCTCTTCAATTGGGCAGGTCAAAGGCCGCTTCCATCTCCCACTTTCCAGAACTCTTCCAGACTTGGATTTCCACAGACCGCCAAAGATGATCAAACCCATATGTTTCTGCTTCCTCATCAGTCGCCTGATCCAACCCGAGTCGATGACATGATTGGAGACCATGAAACAGACATCAAATGGCCGAACGGTTTGAGTATCTTCAATGCTCTAACCGGCCAAACCAACGATGCCAAGCTCTTGTTTACCCCAGAAGGGATGGGAAACAAGCCGCCGGCTGACCAAAACCCGAACCCAAATTCAGATGCTTCTAACCTTCATGACAATGGCGGCAGAGCCAATCCGAGCGAGTTCTTGAGCTTGGATAGCAACCCGGAGAACATCAACATGGAAAATAAGTTCAAGAGGGGCTTTGCATTGCCTGTGAGAATGgggtcgtcttcttcttcggctTCCTTCGATCACCATTCACACAATCCACTAGAGTACATGGAATCCTTCTGA
- the LOC127792664 gene encoding uncharacterized protein LOC127792664 yields MWMCIFHGTSHSPSLQLADSMETRRVKTSSGDNFTFPSTPTQNPDDDPEFEFGSVTPTSPNSPADHLFFNGRLLPHAFPLQPTNGAGAFYSRSTSRTSSVGSKDSLMSSRSNSTNSRSSSCSASARTSTSTDASERRSPLSQAKLASKTQKHQAAVLVQQYYGYSQRWQFIAPAPGLCRQASRRKKAEVSVKEGKDQLAGGESGGFCWRFFRSLVSACKECHAIEPSNMELQ; encoded by the coding sequence ATGTGGATGTGTATCTTCCATGGCACCTCACATTCTCCAAGCCTGCAGCTAGCGGACTCCATGGAAACCCGCCGGGTCAAGACCAGCTCCGGCGACAATTTCACCTTCCCGAGCACGCCAACCCAAAACCCCGACGACGACCCAGAATTCGAGTTCGGCTCCGTCACACCCACCTCCCCAAACTCCCCCGCCGATCATCTCTTCTTCAATGGCCGGCTCCTCCCACACGCGTTCCCCCTTCAACCCACAAACGGCGCCGGCGCATTCTACTCCCGTTCGACTAGCCGGACGAGCAGCGTCGGCAGTAAGGACTCGTTAATGTCGTCCCGGAGCAACAGCACAAACAGCCGAAGCAGCAGTTGCAGCGCCAGTGCAAGAACGAGCACCAGCACCGACGCTTCCGAGAGGAGATCGCCGCTGAGCCAAGCTAAATTGGCGAGCAAAACGCAAAAACATCAGGCTGCAGTTTTGGTTCAGCAGTACTATGGGTATTCCCAGAGGTGGCAGTTCATCGCTCCGGCGCCGGGTCTGTGTCGACAGGCATCCCGCCGGAAGAAGGCTGAGGTTTCGGTGAAAGAAGGCAAGGATCAGCTGGCTGGTGGAGAATCCGGTGGCTTTTGCTGGAGGTTCTTCCGGTCGTTAGTGTCGGCTTGCAAAGAATGCCATGCTATTGAACCCTCAAATATGGAGTTGCAGTGA